AGAGGACGTAAAACGCGGTCGATAAGTCTGCTCGTTAATATTTCAGAGTCAGAAGGTCTTCCTTCACGTTTCAGAAAACCTCCGGGAAAACGTCCAGCAGAAGCAAATTTTTCTCTATATTCCACCTGAAGTGGCATAAAATCAGTTCCCGGTGTAGCATCTTTGGCAGCACAAACAGTTGCAAGCAGCATGGTATCACCCATACGCAGCGTAACGGATCCGTCAGCCTGTTTAGCTAACTTTCCCGTTTCCAGCGTTATCTCACGTCCGTCTGACAGTTGGATACGCTTAATTATTGGATTCGTCATAAATAAAATATGTTATTTTCTATACATAAAATTCTCACAAAGGTACACAAAGTTTTGGTTTTATGGGACATCGAAATTATAAAATTGACTGCTCAGATAAAAAAACACAGGAATGCCTGATAAGGACATTCCTGCTTTCCGGAACATAAATTTAAGTATGTACTGTTATTGTAACATGTTTAATTATATTTTCCGGGAAATCTTATTTTGCCACTTCAACACGACGAGCCTTGATAGTCAAAGCTTCGTTACCCGAAGTTTTAGGATCCTTACCTTCACCAGAAGTAGTCATTCTTGAAGCTGCAATACCCTGTTTTATGAGATAATTTTTGACAGCCTCGGCACGACGCAGAGATAAACCATCATTATAATCATTAGGACCATAATGGTCAGTATATCCTGTAATTACCACATTGGTGTCATCAAATTCCTTAAGTACAGAAACAATGGTATTAAGTTCCTCTGCATATTCCTCAGCATCTACTACATCACTGTCAAATTTGAAATAGATAGCAGGTAGTGCAGGAAATTCCTTTACAACAGGAGCTGGAGCTGGTGCGGGAGCTGGAGTTGGTGCAGGAGCAGGAGCAGGAGCTGGTGCAGGAGCAGGAGGATCATAATAAACAGGCTCAGTACGAGTATATGATTTTCCAAGATTAATTTTAAAGCCAGCCAGAGCATTAAACTGCCAGTCCGGATTATCAGCCCTTTTTGAATTGAAGTGGTCAGACAATACGTTAGCGTTACCCTCAATCATAAAAGAAACAGCATCACTCAGTTTGAAATCAAAACCAAGACCAAACCTTCCACCCGGGAAACCCTTATTGTCCTGCCAAAGATATTCAAGGTCATAAGTACCAGTATTAAGCACATTAGCCTCATCATTTTCGAAGCCATAAGCGTAAGCACCACCGGCAAACAGGTAAGGATTAAACACTCTGTCGGGGTTAAATCCACTAAACATAGACCTCAAATCGAGCATCAGATCCAGGTTAGCCTGCACAAATTTAAATGAGTAGAGTTGAGCAGGAGCAACCCAGCCACCTTTTCCTTGCCATCCCGAAGCACCCAGGCGCATACCGAAAGCAGGTGTAAATTTATATCCAAAGTTAAGTGCCGCAGCAGGTGAAAGCAAGTCTGTAAATTCAACCTCACCCAGAGTATGAGCTGCACCACCCTGTAATTGAAGGAAAGCATGAGGTTTAAACTCAGTTTTTCCCTCCTCTTTTATTTTTCTGTCTTGCGAGAATGCTGCCACAGATAACAATAGGAAAGCAGCAACCATAAAAATAAATTTCTTCATATTATAGGTTTTAAAAATTAAGTGTAATAAAATGGTCATTTTTTATTAAAAACAGACACCATGCTTATTAACTAAACAAAGTAGGAGGAACCTACATTGGTTTCCTCCTACTAAGAAATTATTTAAATTAAACTTAATTAATTACGTGTAAGAACTGTCATTGGAAGTTCAATTACTACTTCATGTCCGTACATATCTAACATAGTAATAACAAGCGTAGATAGCACGTTTGCAGTAGGATTAGTTGAATCAGAAGCTTGAGTTAGTACAATATTGCCACCAACTATTTCAGCAGTGAAGTACTCTTCAATTTCTGTTCCATTGCTATAAAGTTTAGCATCTTCTAATACCAAGCTTCCCTTGTAAGGTTCGCTTAATGGTGCGTTGTAAATATTATCTCTTTCACTTACACCATAGATATGAGCTAAATCAATTGTAACATCAGAACCATAAACTATTTGAGTATTATATGGCAGAGGATCACTTGCAGCTAGTCCTAATTGAGCTCTTGTAGCCCAATTCCAAGAGTAAGTATCATTGTAGATATTACTAAATATAGTTGGGAAGTTTGCAACTTCTATTACATAGTCTTCACCTTCTTCAAGTTCAGTTGAGATTTCACCATAATTGTAAACAACAGATGTTTCATGTTCTGTTTCATTATCGATAAATTCTTTGGCTACAATTAAAGTTTCATTTCCAGGAGTAACAATTAGGTTACCAACTGTAGTAGCATTAACTCTTAAGGCATTAGCAAAGATAACATCAAAGTTATCAACACCTGTTAAAGCATCTCCTATAAAGTTGAATACTTGACTAAGTGCCATACTACCGTGAGTAGCATCTGGTGCTGTCCAATCTTCCACATCTTCGAACATTGGTATTAAATAACTTCTGTAAATTCCATCACTTCCTAATTGGTTAGTCTTGATAGAGAAACCTGAAGGAGAAGTTGTAGGAAGTTCTTTCTTGAATGTAACCTTTAATGTAGCAATAACATGACCTGTTCCATTCTTAATTACAAGTGTACCATTATATACCTTATCATCTTCGTATGCTAACCAGCTTAAAGCTGTAGGTACAGTATGGATAGTTGTAACATCTTCGAAATCTACATTGGTAACATCACCACCATCAGTTGAGAATAATTCACCGTCAGC
This window of the Lascolabacillus massiliensis genome carries:
- a CDS encoding OmpA family protein, producing the protein MKKFIFMVAAFLLLSVAAFSQDRKIKEEGKTEFKPHAFLQLQGGAAHTLGEVEFTDLLSPAAALNFGYKFTPAFGMRLGASGWQGKGGWVAPAQLYSFKFVQANLDLMLDLRSMFSGFNPDRVFNPYLFAGGAYAYGFENDEANVLNTGTYDLEYLWQDNKGFPGGRFGLGFDFKLSDAVSFMIEGNANVLSDHFNSKRADNPDWQFNALAGFKINLGKSYTRTEPVYYDPPAPAPAPAPAPAPTPAPAPAPAPVVKEFPALPAIYFKFDSDVVDAEEYAEELNTIVSVLKEFDDTNVVITGYTDHYGPNDYNDGLSLRRAEAVKNYLIKQGIAASRMTTSGEGKDPKTSGNEALTIKARRVEVAK